One window from the genome of Prosthecobacter fusiformis encodes:
- the atpB gene encoding F0F1 ATP synthase subunit A, translated as MDVSFTFPSSAIVLAEVSRKAVSLLGGERESFWHFVTNSCFVAAIVTGIIIWMANKATSKMTLIPHPWQNFFESIIEAVYNQVEAIVGPKQAPRAFPLLATLFIFILVSNYFGLLPGVGTIGWGHGHGMFSLDHITAPLLRPATADLNMTLGMALCFMLIWLYLTIRELGVWGFIKHTFGPKGGAKGLMGVFIALVFLLVGAIEIVSIMFRPGSLSLRLFGNIYAGETLLHTMMTLGDMFGLGSVGKFIIATIAPIPFYFMELLVGLLQAAVFTLLCAVYIQLSTTHDEHHDEGHDHDHH; from the coding sequence ATGGACGTAAGTTTTACCTTTCCCTCATCCGCCATTGTGCTCGCTGAAGTGAGCCGCAAGGCCGTGTCTCTGCTTGGTGGCGAGCGGGAGAGTTTCTGGCATTTCGTCACCAACTCCTGTTTCGTGGCTGCTATTGTCACTGGCATCATCATTTGGATGGCTAACAAGGCCACCTCCAAAATGACTCTAATTCCGCACCCGTGGCAGAACTTCTTCGAGTCGATCATTGAGGCTGTCTATAATCAGGTGGAAGCCATCGTTGGGCCCAAGCAGGCGCCCCGTGCTTTCCCTCTGTTGGCGACTCTTTTTATCTTCATTCTTGTTTCTAACTATTTCGGCCTCCTTCCAGGCGTTGGGACCATTGGCTGGGGCCATGGCCACGGCATGTTCAGCCTGGACCATATCACGGCTCCTCTGCTTCGCCCCGCAACTGCTGACCTCAACATGACGCTTGGCATGGCTTTGTGCTTCATGCTCATCTGGCTTTATCTCACCATTCGTGAACTGGGTGTCTGGGGTTTCATCAAGCATACATTCGGGCCAAAAGGTGGCGCAAAGGGGTTGATGGGCGTCTTCATCGCTCTCGTCTTCCTTCTGGTGGGTGCGATTGAAATCGTCTCCATCATGTTCCGTCCGGGTTCGCTTTCTCTTCGTCTCTTTGGTAACATCTATGCGGGTGAAACTCTCCTGCACACCATGATGACCCTGGGTGATATGTTTGGTTTGGGCAGCGTGGGTAAGTTCATCATCGCCACCATTGCTCCGATTCCCTTCTACTTTATGGAGCTCCTGGTCGGCCTTCTCCAGGCTGCCGTTTTCACCCTCCTTTGCGCCGTTTATATCCAGCTCTCCACCACTCATGATGAACATCATGATGAGGGGCACGATCACGATCACCACTGA
- the atpE gene encoding ATP synthase F0 subunit C: MAAEVAAVVPAAPVGISGSLTLGLAGAGAAIGIGLIGGKAVEAVGRNPGAAGSIQTLAIIGMALAEAVAIYALIIAFQGR, translated from the coding sequence ATGGCAGCTGAAGTTGCTGCCGTCGTTCCTGCCGCTCCTGTCGGCATCTCCGGTTCCCTTACCCTGGGTCTCGCCGGTGCTGGTGCCGCTATCGGCATCGGTCTTATCGGTGGCAAGGCAGTGGAAGCTGTCGGCCGTAACCCAGGCGCTGCTGGCAGCATCCAGACTCTGGCCATCATCGGCATGGCGCTGGCTGAAGCCGTCGCTATTTACGCTCTGATCATCGCGTTCCAGGGCCGTTAA
- a CDS encoding ATP synthase F0 subunit B, with protein sequence MTTTFLAASDIADQFGLELPKLIAQVLIFLVVFYVLKTKAFGPILAMLEQRRQRISDGESKLEKIARDLAEAEKNAQAIVDKANDDANRLVKEAGDSAKSLAEKRQQEAIQEAGQILAKAREAANLEHAQLMAQLKSEFGRMVSDATTRVTGKVLNTDDQARINQETSTQVSL encoded by the coding sequence ATGACCACGACCTTCCTCGCAGCCTCCGACATTGCAGACCAGTTTGGCCTCGAATTGCCAAAACTGATCGCGCAGGTCCTGATTTTCCTTGTCGTGTTTTATGTCCTCAAGACCAAGGCCTTTGGTCCTATCCTGGCCATGCTTGAGCAGCGTCGTCAGCGCATTTCCGATGGTGAGTCCAAGCTCGAAAAAATCGCTCGTGACCTCGCTGAAGCTGAGAAGAATGCTCAGGCCATCGTGGATAAGGCCAACGACGATGCCAACCGTCTCGTTAAAGAGGCTGGTGACAGCGCTAAATCCCTCGCTGAAAAGCGTCAGCAGGAAGCCATTCAGGAAGCTGGTCAGATCCTCGCCAAAGCCCGCGAAGCCGCCAATCTGGAGCACGCGCAGCTCATGGCACAGCTTAAGAGCGAATTCGGCCGCATGGTTTCGGATGCCACCACCCGCGTCACTGGCAAGGTCCTTAACACCGACGACCAGGCTCGCATCAACCAGGAAACCTCCACTCAGGTCAGCCTGTAA
- a CDS encoding F0F1 ATP synthase subunit delta yields MKISKEVRRTSRQLFRVCLVDGKLDESRVRLVVNKIITSKPRGYLGMLDAFASLIRHETEGQRAIVESATFLTADIQAGLKSSLSQKYGRELALEFHINPDLLGGIRVKVGSDVWDGSVKARLEALKASLS; encoded by the coding sequence ATGAAAATCAGCAAGGAAGTCCGCCGCACCTCTCGCCAGCTTTTCCGCGTCTGCCTTGTGGACGGCAAGCTGGATGAGTCCCGCGTGCGTCTGGTCGTGAACAAAATCATCACCAGCAAGCCGCGTGGCTACCTTGGGATGCTGGATGCTTTCGCTTCCCTGATCCGTCATGAGACAGAAGGTCAGCGCGCCATCGTTGAGAGCGCTACTTTCCTGACCGCCGACATTCAGGCCGGCCTCAAATCCAGTCTTTCCCAGAAATACGGTCGCGAACTCGCTCTCGAATTTCACATCAATCCTGATCTTCTTGGCGGCATTCGCGTCAAGGTTGGTAGCGATGTCTGGGACGGCTCTGTCAAAGCCCGTCTCGAAGCCCTCAAGGCCTCTCTTTCCTAA